A genome region from Bombus pyrosoma isolate SC7728 linkage group LG14, ASM1482585v1, whole genome shotgun sequence includes the following:
- the LOC122574823 gene encoding IQ and AAA domain-containing protein 1-like yields the protein MSHAYYTELWLVARNDLDKLIELDRRLQQQTNTKNRQHVLNLLLPMYLRYRNLVKRLIVCHDQMVQTQKRDLIKRVLDCTVGRMLEYKREIVNLDYNDYQWPDDFMNQFKYTPDDVEILVSASGKDIVEQRRERIQKLMEDAYKTPEELESEILPEEYVMETIEYQEDAPKLRRRRVKEKTSAPSPIQESPERIAARKAQEAREAAERTMLAAILLIQSHERARMARCAGIDAQRMYDYGRKVQAGTIVSKKLHKSTYENAAKTIQRAWRIYAARKRMRNRIARTEELLGMTIPSWKSQEVFEKDKKNFQKKLTLMPVFADRITKESEKERARLWKIRGPGLVEDITDEIREWFILWYDELGHFYVYPAANLGGSVLIATGQTLTPQEYLVEKMSKGAKETPATKAKPKKYQSLIPQTKTFSLLHEANQYFINNWSFRYHSDDHREKIYHDLIKDELCYELQLEMRKIVDELMRLELQKLNAALKKDYAADKRKLDIPTDKKRRARKNKKQKTPVNDETVEDNFKELVRANIIRDYTRTSLKDWIGDLSYQNYEAARELQDYKHRMGEIRQVVMEYCVLPLSSKEIHQVAPLIRAVCIYGLARHGKNFLVNAICSEVGALLFDMSPTVLVDKYTGRKNERKLINMISSIARAYAPSVIFIENGEKPWLKQVPREDKYLNPKRFAIYYPKLVKSIKRGDQILFLTTSSEPYKATRPFIKIHDKFITIPLTDYNTLYMFYKDLLMKYHGVDRNIDVSSMAKMSVGIPLEFIRDAVKNVLNLHRRITLRIKPLTVSEIMEEVLKYEPPQAKTLSELTKFENRTPLGKKRARLLATEKAARERVKKLQNARR from the exons ATGTCCCATGCTTATTACACTGAATTATGGCTCGTCGCACGAAACGACTTAGACAAGTTGATAGAGTTGGATCGAAGACTGCAACAgcaaacaaatacaaaaaatagaCAACATGTATTGAATCTACTGCTTCCAATGTATCTCAG ATATCGCAATTTGGTCAAGAGACTGATAGTTTGTCATGATCAAATGGTTCAGACGCAGAAACGAGACCTGATAAAACGGGTTCTAGATTGTACGGTCGGCCGAATGCTAGAATACAAGCGAGAGATCGTTAACTTGGACTATAACGATTATCA ATGGCCTGATGACTTTATGAACCAATTTAAGTATACGCCGGACGATGTGGAAATTCTTGTGTCCGCGTCGGGCAAAGACATCGTGGAACAACGTAGAGAACGTATTCAGAAACTGATGGAAGACGCTTacaaaa CACCCGAAGAACTTGAGAGCGAAATACTTCCTGAGGAGTATGTAATGGAGACGATCGAATATCAGGAAGACGCGCCAAAATTGCGGAGGAGAAGAGTTAAAGAAAAAACCTCAGCACCGTCGCCTATCCAAGAATCACCAGAAAGAATAGCGGCTCGAAAAGCTCAAGAAGCTCGAGAAGCTGCTGAACGAACCATGCTGGCAGCGATATTGCTCATTCAATCTCACGAAAGAGCAAGAATGGCTCGTTGTGCTGGAATAGACG CGCAACGAATGTATGATTATGGTAGGAAAGTACAGGCGGGAACGATCGTGTCGAAAAAATTGCACAAAAGTACGTACGAGAATGCTGCGAAAACCATACAGCGAGCCTGGAGAATATACGCAGCGAGGAAGAGGATGAGAAATCGGATCGCGCGTACGGAAGAATTGTTAGGTATGACGATACCTAGCTGGAAGTCACAAGAAGTTTttgagaaagataaaaaaaattttcagaaGAAATTGACGTTAATGCCGGTGTTTGCTGATAGAATCACGAAAGAGTCAGAGAAGGAGCGAGCAAGA TTATGGAAAATCAGAGGTCCTGGTTTGGTGGAGGATATAACTGACGAGATTCGAGAATGGTTCATATTATGGTACGATGAACTAGGACATTTCTACGTGTATCCAGCTGCAAATTTAGGTGGCAGCGTGCTAATCGCAACCGGACAAACTTTAACACCTCAAGAATATCTTGTGGAGAAAATGTCCAAAGGAGCGAAAGAAACACCGGCTACGAAGGCTAAACCTAAGAAATACCAGTCTTTGATACCACAAACGAAGACATTCTCTCTTCTTCATGAAGCCAATcaatactttattaataactGGAGCTTTCGATATCATTCGGATGATCATCGAGAGAAGATATACCACGATTTGATCAAGGACGAACTTTGTTACGAACTTCAATTGGAAATGAGGAAAATAGTCGATGAATTGATGAGACTGGagttgcaaaaattaaatgcaGCACTGAAAAAGGACTATGCGGCTGATAAACGGAAACTTGATATACCTACTGACAAAA aaagaagagctagaaaaaacaagaaacaaaaaaccCCAGTGAATGATGAAACAGTGGAAGATAATTTCAAAGAGTTGGTCAGAGCTAACATCATTAGAGATTATACCAGAACATCCCTCAAGGATTGGATAGGTGATCTTTCCTATCAAAATTATGAAGCAGCTCGTGAACTACAAGATTATAAGCATCGAATGGGTGAAATTAGACAAGTAGTCATGGAATACTGCGTGCTTCCCCTCAGTTCGAAAGAGATTCATCAAGTCGCGCCTTTAATCCGAGCTGTTTGTATCTATGGTCTTGCTCGACATGGGAAGAACTTTCTGGTGAACGCAATCTGTTCCGAG gtTGGAGCATTGCTATTCGATATGTCGCCCACGGTATTGGTAGACAAGTACACGGGACGAAAGAACGAACGCAAATTAATCAATATGATCTCGAGTATAGCTCGAGCGTACGCCCCTTCTGTGATTTTCATCGAGAACGGTGAAAAACCTTGGCTGAAACAAGTACCTCGGGAAGACAAATATCTGAACCCAAAACGATTTGCTATATACTACCCTAAATTGGTGAAAAGTATCAAGCGTGGTGATCAG atcCTATTTCTCACGACCTCCTCGGAGCCATATAAAGCAACAAGACCCTTCATCAAGATCCACGACAAGTTCATAACGATTCCTCTCACGGACTACAACACGTtgtatatgttttataaagaTCTGCTGATGAAGTATCACGGAGTTGATCGCAACATCGATGTCTCCTCAATGGCTAAGATGTCCGTGGGCATTCCGTTGGAATTTATAAGAGACGCGGTGAAAAATGTCCTAAATCTTCATCGAAGGATCACGTTGAGGATCAAACCATTAACCGTGTCGGAGATTATGGAAGAAGTGTTGAAGTATGAGCCTCCTCAAGCGAAAACGTTGTCTGaattaacgaaatttgaaaatcgtaCGCCGCTTGGTAAGAAGAGGGCCAGGTTGTTGGCTACGGAGAAAGCAGCACGCGAGcgtgttaaaaaattacagaatgCTCGTAGATGA
- the LOC122574805 gene encoding probable serine/threonine-protein kinase DDB_G0278845 isoform X2, with translation MVPSKSTTNSSRRSSILKPPKPRHPLQNLNFNSSSNESSPTATAKIKRRVSFAEKKHVKEFCNSLEQGTVWDNTYEEHDLSNLKVPCSSNQKECETESVYKENIFDNIHENNVQFVCNKVTNENVDVEEYNSHIANTIEDVNCQNEMLLTEPLVTLHDAVVQETESTFLTDLQLKNDNHISKNIVVYEDPDRNLTEKVLDLSESNVNNFHHNELNTSTSTSVQNIYMDLTEVVPSNMYFGAHYSKDTEEIKDVSMELTTLVLPSSAQNFLQFNKPNVTENLINQDMPMELTGALPSVIKLNDNISNPQAAMCSEDDKTKRFHNVSMEMTTAVPPSIYNLQPSSNSINYCVSNDKENRTISFHDVSMDTTKVVERTVYKSPDRLPMIQEPLQCKYNITRQDERTELLNTSLEMTNVVPVNIHSGKNNRRQHATNLDSPESSIKKLRINSNVYETQTNDSKTRICNNESMEFTTAITTLPRIYQNNLQIATQNVPTTQSNSSASTFDNSRSHLLSNKTIIFHDNSMTFTDVLPSLNKTGNTKGKIIVYSESNVNNNEDVSQAEDFDTDFTKDRQSALPDSVQNRNLPDFSTCTDNVLKDITATVAIPCLLNSDTILNKESYIDKENNFPKSVENNVLEKYTPIKVQSSANITPSMPLHESVQQDTFASALRENNTEIACATFNSVSNDASAVNSELNKDKHSPVKYTQIITSHPRRTYTIQPSNSNHTFTISNKENNNISEINNDVLDINNKENNVCSVSNNTECLQNRDYNREHLTDKSDMFFNENVEVLESIPSLPSFNCLDDLTDTDMNVSCNKEVKIEANCLSKNGNSKGTLNLEDCQGIVLEENVRKSCTFLIKRTSLNDAPENSKLEQEDQVQTGEIQKLELLDVRDNNTESQILHISSSTVNDSEKLSSTSVNEENDQDLCLNNSNLENQSIECSLSNIRAIHESTPKADDDKLIDTHRMEVNNESYSNDKLQLSLEPHTSCKEDVAIVLDPFSALMNELKDCAKSNEIIWEVYHENIEKSMFVVGFISCSLLVVIFIRDPCDVINNEFIKEIKLISRLADDADALISIVHRMILEKLDITKLLDLYKNRKDILPMLNYISEEVKLAMDFMFDLKRLNDLNLMEITHDSVSFISQTKTGSIVLKITIDIKPFDKIESQNISVHCLIGSVREKDIKKLIMNVKRDYKFLRRYINDVKDYIYLMDESTV, from the exons AT GGTTCCCTCCAAATCTACTACAAACAGTTCAAGGCGATCTTCT ATACTTAAGCCTCCCAAACCACGCCATCCTCTGCAGAACTTAAACTTTAATAGCTCATCCAATGAAAGTAGTCCTACTGCAACGGCAAAGATTAAAAGACGTGTTAGTTTTGCAGAAAAAAAACATGTCAA AGAATTTTGCAATTCCTTGGAGCAAGGAACTGTATGGGATAATACATATGAAGAGCATGATTTAAGTAATCTCAAAGTACCATGTTCTTCTAATCAAAAAGAATGTGAGACTGAAAgtgtatataaagaaaatatttttgataatatccATGAAAATAATGTGCAGTTTGTTtgtaataaagtaacaaatgaaaatgttgatGTTGAAGAATATAATTCACACATTGCAAATACAATTGAAGATGTAAATTGTCAAAATGAAATGTTACTGACTGAACCATTAGTTACACTTCATGATGCAGTTGTTCAAGAAACTGAGTCTACTTTTTTGACTGATTTACAGTTGAAAAATGATAACCATATATCAAAGAATATTGTCGTGTATGAAGATCCCGATAGAAACTTAACTGAAAAAGTGTTAGACTTATCAGAatcaaatgtaaataattttcatcataatgaattaaatacaTCTACATCTACATCTGTTcagaatatatatatggatTTGACTGAAGTTGTTCCCAGTAACATGTATTTTGGTGCACATTATAGTAAGGATACTGAAGAGATTAAAGATGTATCAATGGAATTAACAACACTTGTTTTACCGTCAAGTGCACAAAACTTTCTGCAATTTAACAAACCCAATGTAACAGAGAATCTAATAAATCAAGATATGCCAATGGAATTAACTGGAGCCTTGCCATCTGTCATTAAACttaatgataatattagtAATCCACAGGCAGCTATGTGTAGTGAGGATGATAAAACTAAAAGATTTCATAATGTTTCAATGGAAATGACTACAGCAGTACCACcttctatatataatttacaaccaagtagtaatagtataaattattgtgTTTCAAATGATAAAGAGAATAGGACAATTAGTTTTCATGATGTATCAATGGATACTACTAAAGTTGTAGAAAGAACCGTTTATAAATCTCCTGACAGATTACCAATGATACAAGAACCATtgcaatgtaaatataatattacaagaCAGGATGAAAgaactgaattattaaatacatctTTAGAAATGACTAATGTAGTCCCAGTTAATATACATTCTGGAAAAAACAATCGTAGACAACATGCAACTAATCTTGATAGTCCAGAAagtagtattaaaaaattaagaattaactCAAATGTTTATGAAACACAAACAAATGATAGTAAAActagaatttgtaataatgaGTCAATGGAATTTACCACAGCTATAACAACTTTACCTAGAATATaccagaataatttacagaTAGCTACACAAAATGTACCTACCACCCAATCAAATTCTTCTGCTTCTACGTTTGACAATAGTAGAAGTCATTTACTATCAAAcaaaactattatttttcatgataATTCTATGACATTTACAGATGTATTACCATCACTTAATAAAACGGGTAATACGAAAGGAAAGATAATTGTATATTCTGAatcaaatgtaaataataatgaagatGTATCTCAAGCTGAAGATTTTGACACAGATTTTACTAAAGATAGACAATCAGCATTACCTGATAGTGTTCAAAATAGAAACCTTCCAGATTTCTCAACCTGTACGGATAATGTCTTAAAAGATATTACTGCTACTGTAGCAATTCCTTGCTTATTAAACTCAGACACAATCTTGAATAAAGAAAGCTATATAGATaaggaaaacaattttccaaaaagTGTAGAAAATAATGTTCTGGAAAAGTATACTCCAATTAAAGTTCAGAGTTCTGCAAATATTACACCTAGCATGCCCTTGCATGAGTCAGTGCAACAAGATACTTTTGCTTCAGCTTTGAGAGAAAATAACACAGAAATAGCTTGTGCTACATTTAACTCTGTATCAAATGATGCTTCTGCTGTAAATTCTGagttaaataaagataaacaCTCACCAGTTAAATATACACAAATAATTACATCACATCCAAGAAGAACATATACAATTCAACCATCAAATAGTAATCACACTTTTACAATCagcaacaaagaaaataataacatttcagAAATTAACAATGATGTTcttgatataaataacaaGGAAAATAATGTATGTAGCGTTTCGAATAATACAGAATGTTTACAAAATAGAGATTATAATAGGGAACACTTAACGGATAAAAGTGATAtgtttttcaatgaaaatgtgGAAGTATTAGAATCAATTCCATCATTACCATCATTTAATTGTTTGGATGATTTGACAGATACAGATATGAATGTTAGTTGCAATAAGGAAGTTAAGATAGAAGCAAATTGCCTTTCAAAAAATGGGAATAGTAAAGGTACTTTAAATCTTGAGGATTGTCAAGGAATTGtattagaagaaaatgtgCGGAAATCTTGCACATTTCTGATAAAACGTACATCTCTAAATGATGCACCAGAGAATTCAAAGCTTGAACAAGAGGATCAAGTACAAACAGGTGAAATCCAGAAGTTGGAATTGCTGGATGTAAGAGATAACAATACAGAGTCTCAAATTTTACACATTTCGTCTTCAACAGTAAATGATAGTGAAAAATTATCTTCGACGTCcgttaacgaagaaaatgatcaAGATTTATGTTTGAACAATTCCAATTTAGAAAATCAAAGCATAGAATGTTCTTTATCGAATATAAGAGCTATTCATGAAAGTACTCCAAAAGCTGATGATGATAAGTTAATTGATACACACAGAATGGAAGTGAATAATGAATCTTATTCAAACGATAAATTGCAACTAAGTTTGGAACCTCATACTTCTTGCAAAGAAGATGTTGCAATTGTATTGGATCCTTTTTCTGCGTTAATGAACGAGTTGAAAGATTGTGCGAAAAG TAACGAGATTATTTGGGAAGTATACcacgaaaatatcgaaaaaagtATGTTTGTTGTTGGTTTCATATCATGTTCACTGTTAgtagtaatatttatacgGGATCCTTGtgatgtaataaataatgaatttattaaagagattaaattaatttctcgattaGCAG ATGATGCGGATGCATTAATAAGTATAGTTCATAGAATGATTTTAGAAAAGTTAGacataacaaaattattggacttatataaaaatcgtaaGGATATTTTACCGatgttaaattacatttcgGAGGAAGTAAAGTTAGCAATGGATTTTATGTTCGATTTGAAGCGCTTGAACGACCTAAATTTGATGGAAATAACTCATGACAG CGTATCTTTCATATCACAAACTAAAACGGGGAGCATTGTACTGAAGATTACGATAGATATCAAACCGTTCGATAAGATTGAATCTCAAAATATCTCCGTCCATTGTCTTATAGGTTCCGTGAG agagaaagatattaaaaagttgATAATGAATGTAAAAAGGGATTATAAATTTCTGCGGAGATATATAAACGACGTGAAagactatatatatttaatggatGAATCTACTgtataa
- the LOC122574805 gene encoding probable serine/threonine-protein kinase DDB_G0278845 isoform X1: MQRNFYSSHSKVPSKSTTNSSRRSSILKPPKPRHPLQNLNFNSSSNESSPTATAKIKRRVSFAEKKHVKEFCNSLEQGTVWDNTYEEHDLSNLKVPCSSNQKECETESVYKENIFDNIHENNVQFVCNKVTNENVDVEEYNSHIANTIEDVNCQNEMLLTEPLVTLHDAVVQETESTFLTDLQLKNDNHISKNIVVYEDPDRNLTEKVLDLSESNVNNFHHNELNTSTSTSVQNIYMDLTEVVPSNMYFGAHYSKDTEEIKDVSMELTTLVLPSSAQNFLQFNKPNVTENLINQDMPMELTGALPSVIKLNDNISNPQAAMCSEDDKTKRFHNVSMEMTTAVPPSIYNLQPSSNSINYCVSNDKENRTISFHDVSMDTTKVVERTVYKSPDRLPMIQEPLQCKYNITRQDERTELLNTSLEMTNVVPVNIHSGKNNRRQHATNLDSPESSIKKLRINSNVYETQTNDSKTRICNNESMEFTTAITTLPRIYQNNLQIATQNVPTTQSNSSASTFDNSRSHLLSNKTIIFHDNSMTFTDVLPSLNKTGNTKGKIIVYSESNVNNNEDVSQAEDFDTDFTKDRQSALPDSVQNRNLPDFSTCTDNVLKDITATVAIPCLLNSDTILNKESYIDKENNFPKSVENNVLEKYTPIKVQSSANITPSMPLHESVQQDTFASALRENNTEIACATFNSVSNDASAVNSELNKDKHSPVKYTQIITSHPRRTYTIQPSNSNHTFTISNKENNNISEINNDVLDINNKENNVCSVSNNTECLQNRDYNREHLTDKSDMFFNENVEVLESIPSLPSFNCLDDLTDTDMNVSCNKEVKIEANCLSKNGNSKGTLNLEDCQGIVLEENVRKSCTFLIKRTSLNDAPENSKLEQEDQVQTGEIQKLELLDVRDNNTESQILHISSSTVNDSEKLSSTSVNEENDQDLCLNNSNLENQSIECSLSNIRAIHESTPKADDDKLIDTHRMEVNNESYSNDKLQLSLEPHTSCKEDVAIVLDPFSALMNELKDCAKSNEIIWEVYHENIEKSMFVVGFISCSLLVVIFIRDPCDVINNEFIKEIKLISRLADDADALISIVHRMILEKLDITKLLDLYKNRKDILPMLNYISEEVKLAMDFMFDLKRLNDLNLMEITHDSVSFISQTKTGSIVLKITIDIKPFDKIESQNISVHCLIGSVREKDIKKLIMNVKRDYKFLRRYINDVKDYIYLMDESTV, from the exons atgcaAAGGAATTTTTACTCTTCACATAGTAA GGTTCCCTCCAAATCTACTACAAACAGTTCAAGGCGATCTTCT ATACTTAAGCCTCCCAAACCACGCCATCCTCTGCAGAACTTAAACTTTAATAGCTCATCCAATGAAAGTAGTCCTACTGCAACGGCAAAGATTAAAAGACGTGTTAGTTTTGCAGAAAAAAAACATGTCAA AGAATTTTGCAATTCCTTGGAGCAAGGAACTGTATGGGATAATACATATGAAGAGCATGATTTAAGTAATCTCAAAGTACCATGTTCTTCTAATCAAAAAGAATGTGAGACTGAAAgtgtatataaagaaaatatttttgataatatccATGAAAATAATGTGCAGTTTGTTtgtaataaagtaacaaatgaaaatgttgatGTTGAAGAATATAATTCACACATTGCAAATACAATTGAAGATGTAAATTGTCAAAATGAAATGTTACTGACTGAACCATTAGTTACACTTCATGATGCAGTTGTTCAAGAAACTGAGTCTACTTTTTTGACTGATTTACAGTTGAAAAATGATAACCATATATCAAAGAATATTGTCGTGTATGAAGATCCCGATAGAAACTTAACTGAAAAAGTGTTAGACTTATCAGAatcaaatgtaaataattttcatcataatgaattaaatacaTCTACATCTACATCTGTTcagaatatatatatggatTTGACTGAAGTTGTTCCCAGTAACATGTATTTTGGTGCACATTATAGTAAGGATACTGAAGAGATTAAAGATGTATCAATGGAATTAACAACACTTGTTTTACCGTCAAGTGCACAAAACTTTCTGCAATTTAACAAACCCAATGTAACAGAGAATCTAATAAATCAAGATATGCCAATGGAATTAACTGGAGCCTTGCCATCTGTCATTAAACttaatgataatattagtAATCCACAGGCAGCTATGTGTAGTGAGGATGATAAAACTAAAAGATTTCATAATGTTTCAATGGAAATGACTACAGCAGTACCACcttctatatataatttacaaccaagtagtaatagtataaattattgtgTTTCAAATGATAAAGAGAATAGGACAATTAGTTTTCATGATGTATCAATGGATACTACTAAAGTTGTAGAAAGAACCGTTTATAAATCTCCTGACAGATTACCAATGATACAAGAACCATtgcaatgtaaatataatattacaagaCAGGATGAAAgaactgaattattaaatacatctTTAGAAATGACTAATGTAGTCCCAGTTAATATACATTCTGGAAAAAACAATCGTAGACAACATGCAACTAATCTTGATAGTCCAGAAagtagtattaaaaaattaagaattaactCAAATGTTTATGAAACACAAACAAATGATAGTAAAActagaatttgtaataatgaGTCAATGGAATTTACCACAGCTATAACAACTTTACCTAGAATATaccagaataatttacagaTAGCTACACAAAATGTACCTACCACCCAATCAAATTCTTCTGCTTCTACGTTTGACAATAGTAGAAGTCATTTACTATCAAAcaaaactattatttttcatgataATTCTATGACATTTACAGATGTATTACCATCACTTAATAAAACGGGTAATACGAAAGGAAAGATAATTGTATATTCTGAatcaaatgtaaataataatgaagatGTATCTCAAGCTGAAGATTTTGACACAGATTTTACTAAAGATAGACAATCAGCATTACCTGATAGTGTTCAAAATAGAAACCTTCCAGATTTCTCAACCTGTACGGATAATGTCTTAAAAGATATTACTGCTACTGTAGCAATTCCTTGCTTATTAAACTCAGACACAATCTTGAATAAAGAAAGCTATATAGATaaggaaaacaattttccaaaaagTGTAGAAAATAATGTTCTGGAAAAGTATACTCCAATTAAAGTTCAGAGTTCTGCAAATATTACACCTAGCATGCCCTTGCATGAGTCAGTGCAACAAGATACTTTTGCTTCAGCTTTGAGAGAAAATAACACAGAAATAGCTTGTGCTACATTTAACTCTGTATCAAATGATGCTTCTGCTGTAAATTCTGagttaaataaagataaacaCTCACCAGTTAAATATACACAAATAATTACATCACATCCAAGAAGAACATATACAATTCAACCATCAAATAGTAATCACACTTTTACAATCagcaacaaagaaaataataacatttcagAAATTAACAATGATGTTcttgatataaataacaaGGAAAATAATGTATGTAGCGTTTCGAATAATACAGAATGTTTACAAAATAGAGATTATAATAGGGAACACTTAACGGATAAAAGTGATAtgtttttcaatgaaaatgtgGAAGTATTAGAATCAATTCCATCATTACCATCATTTAATTGTTTGGATGATTTGACAGATACAGATATGAATGTTAGTTGCAATAAGGAAGTTAAGATAGAAGCAAATTGCCTTTCAAAAAATGGGAATAGTAAAGGTACTTTAAATCTTGAGGATTGTCAAGGAATTGtattagaagaaaatgtgCGGAAATCTTGCACATTTCTGATAAAACGTACATCTCTAAATGATGCACCAGAGAATTCAAAGCTTGAACAAGAGGATCAAGTACAAACAGGTGAAATCCAGAAGTTGGAATTGCTGGATGTAAGAGATAACAATACAGAGTCTCAAATTTTACACATTTCGTCTTCAACAGTAAATGATAGTGAAAAATTATCTTCGACGTCcgttaacgaagaaaatgatcaAGATTTATGTTTGAACAATTCCAATTTAGAAAATCAAAGCATAGAATGTTCTTTATCGAATATAAGAGCTATTCATGAAAGTACTCCAAAAGCTGATGATGATAAGTTAATTGATACACACAGAATGGAAGTGAATAATGAATCTTATTCAAACGATAAATTGCAACTAAGTTTGGAACCTCATACTTCTTGCAAAGAAGATGTTGCAATTGTATTGGATCCTTTTTCTGCGTTAATGAACGAGTTGAAAGATTGTGCGAAAAG TAACGAGATTATTTGGGAAGTATACcacgaaaatatcgaaaaaagtATGTTTGTTGTTGGTTTCATATCATGTTCACTGTTAgtagtaatatttatacgGGATCCTTGtgatgtaataaataatgaatttattaaagagattaaattaatttctcgattaGCAG ATGATGCGGATGCATTAATAAGTATAGTTCATAGAATGATTTTAGAAAAGTTAGacataacaaaattattggacttatataaaaatcgtaaGGATATTTTACCGatgttaaattacatttcgGAGGAAGTAAAGTTAGCAATGGATTTTATGTTCGATTTGAAGCGCTTGAACGACCTAAATTTGATGGAAATAACTCATGACAG CGTATCTTTCATATCACAAACTAAAACGGGGAGCATTGTACTGAAGATTACGATAGATATCAAACCGTTCGATAAGATTGAATCTCAAAATATCTCCGTCCATTGTCTTATAGGTTCCGTGAG agagaaagatattaaaaagttgATAATGAATGTAAAAAGGGATTATAAATTTCTGCGGAGATATATAAACGACGTGAAagactatatatatttaatggatGAATCTACTgtataa
- the LOC122574815 gene encoding homocysteine-responsive endoplasmic reticulum-resident ubiquitin-like domain member 2 protein, with translation MEGVAVKVIIKAPNQQIKDQIVNCDIGWTVRQLKEHLSDVYPSKPERASQKLIYSGQLLNDSTCLKDVLRHCNGQEDQTYIVHLVCASQKTSTNKITEQVVENTKTISTARSIVENTRLNNTNNIQNQSQHITNVATQHTPAQLYSALQYFDPRNSQQMAWMQQAYTHYFTQYMQLMAAQGIQLQTSIPYVQQMNVNTNDNVQNPYTNNTNNNNNNNNNNNNNNVGDEQQQPAAQEADVNGGNNGAGEDGAFNRDWLDVFYMLSRIILFFTLVYFYSSPLRFLIVTFLGFAMYLYQGGFFRVQPILLPENNNGRGDRVDNNNQILQNEAIGPQPAQQQNGQVPAVQAEARTNPNEEHEEERPGALAFTWTFFSTFFASLFPDQPNVI, from the exons ATGGAAGGAGTCGCTGtcaaagtaataataaaagcaCCGAATCAGCAGATTAAAGATCAAATCGTAAATTGTGATATTGGGTGGACCGTTCGCCAACTAAAAGAACATTTGTCCGATGTTTATCCTAGTAAACCA GAACGAGCAAGTCAGAAACTCATATATTCAGGgcaattattaaatgattcCACATGTTTAAAAGATGTGTTAAGACACTGTAATGGGCAAGAAGATCAAACCTATATAGTTCACTTAGTCTGTGCTTCGCAAAAAACatcaacaaataaaataactgaaCAAGTTGTGGAAAATACAAAGACAATTTCTACTGCAAGAAGTATAGTGGAAAATACgagattaaataatacaaataatatacagaATCAAAGTCAACATATTACTAATGTTGCTACGCAACATACTCCAGCACAATTGTATTCTGCACTACAATATTTTGATCCACGAAATAGTCAACAAATGGCTTGGATGCAACAAGCATATACCCATTATTTTACACAATATATGCAACT gaTGGCAGCACAAGGAATACAATTACAGACTAGCATTCCATACGTTCAGCAAATGAATGTCAATACAAATGATAATGTTCAAAATCCATATACAAATaacacaaataataataataataataataataataataataataataatgtaggTGATGAGCAACAACAACCTGCTGCTCAAGAAGCTGATGTTAATGGAGGAAATAATGGTGCTGGAGAAGATGGTGCATTTAACAGAGATTGGCTAGATGTTTTTTATATGCTGTCcagaataattctttttttcactttagtatatttttattcatctcCTCTAAGATTTCTTATTGTTACGTTTCTTGGCTTTGCAATGTATCT ATATCAAGGTGGTTTTTTCCGGGTACAACCTATTCTATTAcctgaaaataataatggtaGAGGAGATCGGGTGGATAACAATAaccaaatattacaaaatgaagCAATAGGTCCGCAACCTGCACAGCAACAAAATGGTCAAGTGCCAGCTGTACAAGCAGAAGCAAGAAcaaatccaaatgaagaacACGAAGAGGAAAGACCTGGTGCACTTGCTTTTACCTGGACATTTTTCAGTACATTTTTTGCTTCGCTTTTTCCAGATCAAccaaatgttatttaa